A single genomic interval of Armigeres subalbatus isolate Guangzhou_Male chromosome 1, GZ_Asu_2, whole genome shotgun sequence harbors:
- the LOC134218155 gene encoding uncharacterized protein LOC134218155 yields MTKLEAAYKDYNDAHDKIMDVVVDDEYEQHVPQYEEFDILHDTVSILLEEQLNKIKAATAVIDAATNVGRSNQNQQAPIVVHQPLRMPVPTFDGRYESWPKFKAMFKDLVDKGPDQPAVKLYHLDKALVGSAAGLIDARTINEGNYAHAWQILEERFENNRHAIDCHIHGLLNLKRMTKKSHLELRSLVDECSKHVEGLKFLEREFEGFRHPSVGCSIAQRYTPHVGVHYKTR; encoded by the coding sequence ATGACGAAATTGGAAGCAGCGTATAAGGACTACAATGATGCACACGATAAAATCATGGATGTAGTAGTGGACGATGAATACGAACAGCATGTGCCACAGTACGAAGAGTTCGATATTCTTCACGACACTGTTTCCATTTTGTTGGAGGAGCAGCTCAACAAGATTAAAGCAGCTACGGCGGTCATTGATGCTGCCACAAACGTAGGGCGTAGTAATCAAAACCAGCAAGCACCGATTGTTGTGCATCAACCGCTTCGTATGCCGGTTCCCACATTCGATGGCCGTTATGAGAGCTGGCCAAAGTTCAAGGCTATGTTCAAAGATCTCGTGGACAAGGGTCCAGATCAGCCGGCTGTTAAGTTATACCATCTGGATAAGGCTCTGGTTGGTAGTGCAGCGGGTCTTATCGACGCCAGGACGATCAACGAGGGCAATTACGCTCATGCGTGGCAAATATTGGAAGAGAGGTTCGAAAATAATCGTCACGCTATCGACTGTCATATTCATGGCTTGCTGAACCTTAAACGCATGACGAAGAAGAGCCATTTGGAGTTACGGAGTTTGGTGGATGAGTGCAGCAAGCATGTGGAAGGCCTTAAGTTTCTGGAGCGGGAGTTCGAGGGATTTCGTCATCCATCTGTTGGCTGCAGCATTGCACAACGATATACGCCACATGTGGGAGTCCACTATAAAACACGGTGA